ACCAACGTCTCCAACATCGCCAGTGATACACTGCTGGCTAAGTAGATGGCGGCGTGCCCCTTATGGTTCCAGCGCCCACCATAGGTTTCGGCACCATAGCCGGTCCAGGTTGAGGCAAGATAGCGGCGCATCACAATGCGGTAGAGCATCATAAATATAGGCCTACCGGATTTATCTTCATAAGCACCTGATCCTTATAGCGCACAGTTATGAAAATACGCCGTGCTCCAGGCGTCCAATCAAATCACAGACTTCCAATGCACCGGTTTCGGTCTCCAGCAAGGAATCTGGACTACGGTGGCCCAGGCCTTTAATCGGGGTCGACATCCAAGTGATAGCTTTGCCTTTATCTCCGCCAAATAGATCAACTGCGGCGTCCATAACCCGAACGAAACGCGCAATGCGCTCACTCTCTTCGGGAGTGAAACGGCCATCATGGGTGCGTCTGCGAGTCAAGCTGCGGCTGGGAATACCGGTCGCACGCAAGATTTCAGCTTTTGGGATAGATGCCCATAGATGGATGCTGTCAATGACATCAACAGAAAAACCCATTTTGATGCTATCGACCAATACCGTACCGCGGCTGGCGGGCAAACCAATCTCTCGCCATAGCGCCCTTGTTTTGGTCGCTGGAGTGGGGTGATACGCTCTCATGTAACCTCCTCGGTCAATTGGCTATGTCTACTATAGCCAGTTGGCCGATATAAAGCAAAGTGTCACTGGTTCTTGACGAGAATGCTGACGGCATGCGTCATTATATAATTCTAAATTATTAGTATAAAAACTAATAACTCGCTATATACGGTGCTGATAGGGGTTGATGATCTTATCTTTGTGAGTTCAATTGGATAGAAAACACAGCAAAAAGCCGATTCCTGTCAACTTTTGCTGACAGACTGCTTCATCAGTAAGGGGGGACAGGGTATTATCATAGACAGATATTCCGCACCTGCCCTACATAAGGTCGATACTGATGCGCTTGGAAGTTTTTTGCGAAGACCGAATCGGTCTCACCAGAGAGTTA
The sequence above is drawn from the Yersinia enterocolitica subsp. enterocolitica genome and encodes:
- the xre gene encoding type II toxin-antitoxin system antitoxin Xre; the encoded protein is MRAYHPTPATKTRALWREIGLPASRGTVLVDSIKMGFSVDVIDSIHLWASIPKAEILRATGIPSRSLTRRRTHDGRFTPEESERIARFVRVMDAAVDLFGGDKGKAITWMSTPIKGLGHRSPDSLLETETGALEVCDLIGRLEHGVFS